In Planctomycetota bacterium, the DNA window TCCGCATGCGGGCCCGGAAGCCGATCTTGCGGGCCCGGGAGATCTTGCTGAGGCGTCGTGGGTAGTGCATCGTTGTTCCCCGCAGGCCGCCCGATCGACGGAACGGCTGAAACCACCTGAACGAAGAGTGTAGGGCGGGTGAGATCGGGGGACGAGCGGGCTGTCGCCACAAGGCGTAACCCCTGACTAGAAATCGCTTTGATATCCGCCGATGTTCGAGTAGACTCCGCCTGATCGGTTCCCGCATCCCGCTGTCGTCGGGGGTCGGCCGCCGGATACCGGAACCTCGCGGTGCGTATAGGGTGCTCGCCACCAGGGTGGACGAGCCAGCCTGAGGTATTCATGCGCGATTCCGGCGAACTCTGCATCGAGCAATCCGAGCGTGCCATCGGCTATCGCTTCCGCGACACCAGCCTGCTCGTGCGGGCCCTGAGGCACGCCTCGGCCACCGACTCCCGGCTCGATTCCAACGAGCGGATGGAGTTCCTGGGCGACGCCGTGCTGGGGCTGATCGCCTCCGATCGCATCTTCACGCTCTTCCCGGACCTGCTGGAAGGCGAGATGACCAAGATCAAGTCCACCGCGGTCTCGCGGCGGACCTGCGCGGACATCGCCGACGAGATCGGCCTGATCGATCTGGTGTGCCTGGGCAAGGGCATGCGCAACGGCAGTCCGCTGCCGCGCTCACTGTCGGCGGCCGCCCTCGAGGCGATCATCGCCGCGGTCTACCTCGACGGTGGCCTCGACGCGGCGCGCAGCTTCTTGGTGCCGCTGCTCGATGAGCGAATCCGCCGCGCCGCGCGGCTCGGCCACCAGGAGAACTTCAAGTCGGTCCTGCAGCAGCACGTGCAGCAGCACATGGGCGCCACGCCGTGCTACCGCGTGCTCGAGGAACAAGGCCCCGACCACGCGAAGAACTTCAAGATCTGCGTCGAGATCGAGGGCCGGCGCTTCCTGGCCCAGTGGGGCCAATCCAAGAAGCGGGCCGAGCAGCTCGCGGCCCTCGAGGCGCTCCGCGAGATCGGCCTGATCGAGCGAACCGCCGACGGTGAGGTCCGCGTCGTCGAGCCCGACGCCGCCGAGGCCTAGCTCGCCCGAACCCGAGTCACCGCGCCGGCACGATGTCCAGCACGAGCGGCATGTGGTCGCTGGCGCGCGAATCGTCCGCATCGACGCCCAGCCGCGCCAGCGCCGCCTCGCCCAGCAGCGTGGTATCCAGCACGAAGGCGTTGGCCGCGCGCGCGGTGCTGTCGCTGTAGAGCATGAAGTCCAGCCGTCCGGGCGTGAAGGCGTTGCCCGCGTCGTACCAGGTGTGCATCGCCGCATCCCCCAGCACCATCGCGTCGGCGACGGCGAGGGCGCTGCCGTCGCCATCAAGGCCCACGGAGATGGCGTCGAGCGGCGGCCTGGAGCCCACCAGATTCAGGTCGCCGCCGAGCACCGTGGCCCACACCCCCGACGCCGGCTCGGCGCCCAGCGCCTCGTCCATCATGCGGGCGATGAGCTCGGCCTCGGCCATCCGCTGGCGATCCTCCGAGCTGTCCTTGGAGCCGCAGCACTTCAGGTGGGTGCTGCCCAGGGCAACGGGGCCGTTGGGCGTCTCGACGACGGCCCCCAGGAAGCGGAGCGCGCGGTCGGGCCGCATCGGGTTGGGTGTCGTGGGGTCGGTGATGGGCGTGAGCGGATGGGGCGCCGCGATCGCTACGCCCCAGGCCGGCCCCTTTATCACGTCCCAGGCGACTTCGTCGGACACGTGGGCGGTGAGCCACGCCTTGATGTCATTGGCGTCGCCCTCGGTCCACTCCTGGAGCAGGATGGCGTCGGGCCGCAGCACCGCCAGCAGCCGCGCGAAGGGCTCGGGGTTCTTTGCCGGCGAGGTGTGCTCGACGTTCCAGCTCAGCACGCGGACGCCGCTGGCCGGCCGCTCGGGCACGCGGACATCGACACCTGCTCGGGGCTGGGCGGACGGCGCATCGACCTCGAAGGGATCGGCCCAGGCCGCTACCTCCCCCGCCCGATCGAGCATCGCGACGACGCCCGCGACCCGGCCCCGGCTCGCGAGCCCCGGCGCGGCGAGGCCTAGCTCCTCGGCGGCGTGCCGCGCGATGCGGCCCTCGTACCACTCGGCGGCGTGCGACGGCGTGAATGAGAAGCCGAGCGCGTCGTGCGGCACCACGCGGGATTGGCCGTCCGGCCCGTGCACGCGGAACATGAGGCCCTGGCCCGTCCGCGGGGCGTCGGGGTCCCGCGGCGAGAAGACGATCTCGATGTCGGCTCCCAGCCCACCCTCGACGCGGGGTTTCTCGATCGCCCGTCCGGTCGACGGATCGCCGTCGGCGTCGATCCACATGGCCACCGGCGTCTCCATCGATTGGAGCGTGCGGGTGTCGCCCTCGAGCTTCATGCGGAAGTAGAGCCAGTGCTCATCGGCCACCACCGCAACGTCGTCCGGCCACTCGCCGATGTCGCCGTCCAGCGTGATCGACTGCGAGCCCGACCACTGCCGCAGGCCTACGACCTCCAGCGCTTCCGCGGCTGGAGCGGCTTCGGCGGCGGTGGACGCGGGCGTGGCGCTCGTGCCGCCGGACTCCGAGCAGCCCGCGGCGAGCGCGCACGAGAGGAGGAGGGCGGCGGCAACGGTCATCGGGTGGGGTGCGCGTGGCATCGCCAACGGTACCCCGCCCGAGTGCGGCGGCCAGCGCCGGCCCGCTGTGGTATCAGCTCGCGACGATCGCGATCGCGGCCACGAGCGTGCCGGCCATGCCCAGGCTCATCACGATGGTCAGGGCCATGAGCCAACGCTGGGCCCCCAGCAGCGCGCGGCCGAGCCGGGCGTCGCGATCGGCCTCGTGCCGCCGCATGGTCTCGATGGCCTGCGCGAGGCGGTCGTTGGTGCCCGAGACGGCCTTGATGGTCTGGCCGATGTCGAGCATGCTCTGGGCGAGCCGCTCCTCCCGCTCCGACGCGCGGTGGATGGCCTCCGAGATCGCATCGAGCCGCGCGCCGTGGTCGGCCAGGGCCCGCTCCATGCGGGCCTGGCCCGCACCCACGCTGTCCCGCAACTCGTCCATCGACGCGAGCACGCCGTCGACCCGCTGCTTGATCTCCGGCAGGGCGGCGGCCGACCCGCGGATGTTGTCGAGCACCGACATCGCCTTCTCGAAGCGGCTGTTCTGGGCGTCGACGTGGTTGCGGAGCTTGTGGATCAGGTCCACGACCTCGCCGATCTGCGGGCCGCTGGGCTCGAGGGCCGGCTTGGGGGCGACCGCGGGCGCCCCCTTGGTCGGCGTCGGCCGCCGGCTGGGCGACATGACCTCCACCGGGCGCTCGGGCGCGGTCGGCATCGCCGACGACGGCTTGCTCGGCGCCACCGCCACCGATCCGCTGGACGACACGGCACGGCGGGCGCTGGGCGACGGCTCGGCGCTGCCATTGCGGGCAACCCGCATGCCCGGCGTCGCCGTGGCGGCCGCGGGCTGCGCGGGCGTGAAGATTCGCATCAGCTTGCTAATCAGGCTCATCTGGACATCCCTCGGGTGCGCTCCCCGACGCGGCGAGCCGCGCTCCACGCGGTCGGCTCCTCGTGCGAGATCGCTAGCGTCGCAACTCTGGGTATCGGCGGGCCCGCGCGCGCATCACCACGTTTCCGCGGCGGCGCCCAACACGAACGTGCGCCCGCTACCGGGGCGCCACGGTCGTGTTCACGGTCGAGAACGCGATCCGCGGCTCTCCCTCGAAGGTGACCTGCACACGGCCCGCGAATGCGCCGGGCGTGAGCGCCCGCAGATCGAAGCGGATGGGCGTGGTCTGGCCCGCCGGCACGGGCGTGTCCATGCGGTAGACGCGGTACTGCAGCACCTGCTCGCTCGATTCCGGCGGGGGCTCGATTGAATCGGCGGAGAAGCCCTCGAGGTAGTCCGTCTCGATCTCGATGGTCTCGAGCACGCGGGTGGCCGGCCCGTCGTTGCGGATGCGGATCGTCAGCTCGAGCGGATCCCCCACCGCCGCGGCGGAGGGTGCTTCGGCGGCGACCTGGACGCCCTCGGGAGCCCACAGGATGCGGGGCCCCAGGAACCACACCGCCGCACCCCACGCCGCCAGCGACAGCACGGCGAGCGCCGCCGCGAGGACGAGGATGACCTGGATCGCTCGCTTCACGCAGCCTCAGGCGATGGTGATCGCGTCGTCGAGGTAGACGTCCTGGATGGCGTGCAGCAGCTCGACCCCGTCCTTCATGGGCCGCTGGAAGGCCTTGCGACCCGAGATCAGCCCCATGCCGCCCGCCCGCTTGTTGATGACCGCGGTGCGGACGGCGTCCTTCAGGTCGCTCTCGCCGCCGCTCGCACCGCCCGAGTTGATCAGCGGCACGCGGCCCATGTAGCAGTTGGCGACCTGGTAGCGCACGAGGTCGATCGGGTGGCCTCCGCGGCCCTGCTCGTCGCCGCCGGCGAGCTTGGTGTAGATCTCGTTCTTGAACTTGCCGTAGCTGCTGTCGCCGGTGTTGAGCGCAACGTAGCCACCGTTCTTGGTGGCCATCTTCTGCTTGACGATGTCGGCCTGGATCGTCGCGCCCAGGTGGTTGGCCTGGCCCGTCAGGTCGGCGCTGTCGTGGTAGTCCACCGTCTTGCCGTCGGGCCCCGTCGCCTTGAAGGCGTTGTTGCGGGTGTAGCACCACAGCACGGTGACCATGCCCAGCGCGTGCGCGTGGGCGAACATCTCGCTGACGTAGCCGATCTGCTCGCGGCTCTCCTCGCTGCCGAAGTAGATGGTCGCGCCCACCGCGATGGCGCCCATCTCGAAGCACTGCTGCACCGTGCCGTACAACGTCTGGTTGTGGATATTGGGGTAGGTCATCAGCTCGTTGTGGTTGAACTTGACCAGGAAGGGCACCTTGTGGGCGTATTGCCGTGCGACCGAGCCGAGCACGCCAAAGGTGCTGGCGACGGCGTTGCAGCCGCCGTCGAGCGCGAGCTGGCAGATGTTGGCCGGATCGAAGTACTCGGGGTTGGGCGCAAACGAGGCGCCCGCCGAGTGCTCCACGCCCTGGTCCACCG includes these proteins:
- a CDS encoding 50S ribosomal protein L34, which translates into the protein MHYPRRLSKISRARKIGFRARMRTRGGRKMINRRRRMGRTLRLGK
- the rnc gene encoding ribonuclease III, whose amino-acid sequence is MRDSGELCIEQSERAIGYRFRDTSLLVRALRHASATDSRLDSNERMEFLGDAVLGLIASDRIFTLFPDLLEGEMTKIKSTAVSRRTCADIADEIGLIDLVCLGKGMRNGSPLPRSLSAAALEAIIAAVYLDGGLDAARSFLVPLLDERIRRAARLGHQENFKSVLQQHVQQHMGATPCYRVLEEQGPDHAKNFKICVEIEGRRFLAQWGQSKKRAEQLAALEALREIGLIERTADGEVRVVEPDAAEA
- a CDS encoding endonuclease/exonuclease/phosphatase family protein: MPRAPHPMTVAAALLLSCALAAGCSESGGTSATPASTAAEAAPAAEALEVVGLRQWSGSQSITLDGDIGEWPDDVAVVADEHWLYFRMKLEGDTRTLQSMETPVAMWIDADGDPSTGRAIEKPRVEGGLGADIEIVFSPRDPDAPRTGQGLMFRVHGPDGQSRVVPHDALGFSFTPSHAAEWYEGRIARHAAEELGLAAPGLASRGRVAGVVAMLDRAGEVAAWADPFEVDAPSAQPRAGVDVRVPERPASGVRVLSWNVEHTSPAKNPEPFARLLAVLRPDAILLQEWTEGDANDIKAWLTAHVSDEVAWDVIKGPAWGVAIAAPHPLTPITDPTTPNPMRPDRALRFLGAVVETPNGPVALGSTHLKCCGSKDSSEDRQRMAEAELIARMMDEALGAEPASGVWATVLGGDLNLVGSRPPLDAISVGLDGDGSALAVADAMVLGDAAMHTWYDAGNAFTPGRLDFMLYSDSTARAANAFVLDTTLLGEAALARLGVDADDSRASDHMPLVLDIVPAR
- a CDS encoding class I fructose-bisphosphate aldolase, translating into MTTMTAAAAQTEPDRDIASILGSEADDLLGFSATGFPASAMQLPGPDFVDRVFAASDRSLPVVRNMQTLINSGRLGGTGYVSILPVDQGVEHSAGASFAPNPEYFDPANICQLALDGGCNAVASTFGVLGSVARQYAHKVPFLVKFNHNELMTYPNIHNQTLYGTVQQCFEMGAIAVGATIYFGSEESREQIGYVSEMFAHAHALGMVTVLWCYTRNNAFKATGPDGKTVDYHDSADLTGQANHLGATIQADIVKQKMATKNGGYVALNTGDSSYGKFKNEIYTKLAGGDEQGRGGHPIDLVRYQVANCYMGRVPLINSGGASGGESDLKDAVRTAVINKRAGGMGLISGRKAFQRPMKDGVELLHAIQDVYLDDAITIA